One Capra hircus breed San Clemente chromosome 3, ASM170441v1, whole genome shotgun sequence genomic window, ggaagatcctctggagaaggaaatggcaacccactccagtactcttgtctggaaaattcttggaccgagaagcctggtaggcttcagtccatgggatcgcaaagagtcggacacgactgagtaacttcactttgtGCAGTGAGTGTTTTTGCATGGGacagttgatttttaaaagggGAGTACCAAGAACaccagttccctcatctgtgctCCTTCAGAGTGAAGGGGAATGCCAGCAGTGGGAGAGGTTATTGGAAGGCTTCCTGTTGGTTTGGTAGGACCCACCCCAATAGATGTCTGATCTTTTGAATAGAGTAGGATAACTTGTTTCCATGTTGGAGCTCCTATCCTTGAAATTTGTACACAAAGATCTTCCCTCTCTAGTTAATCAACATATGCTGTAAACATGCATACGGTTATATTTGAACACATGTATGTGTTTGCTATGAAATTTATCTGAGTGTGTGAACTGTTAgcagacatattttaaaattatttctggcGGACTTTTATGATTGGCATTAATTTAGTAAACATGATTTACTTGGACAGTGTACATTTTGTAATATTCCATTTGAAGCCAGTGCAGAAAACCAATAAGAAGTAGCACCACTACGCTTTGTTTAGTCGTGTCCGGAAACTATCAAATAATAATGTTTATGTGTGAATGTGTTAGAAATTGcattgtagtaaaaaaaaaatcgattATGAAATGGAAAAGGACTAAGGAAGCTTTTTGCAGATAATTTAACTTTTGAAGAGGGACTGCCATTAGATGAGCAGTTATTGTGTGACACGGCTGGAAATAATTGTGTTACTGTTTAAATGTCTAAGGTGTGCTCAGATACAGTGTGAGGACCAAGATGGTATTGCAGGCTGACTCTATCccccaaataaatacattcaagTTCCAGCTCCCCAGTGTCTGTGAatttgaccttatttggaaatatggtctttgcagatataatgaaGTTAGGATGGTATCGGATTAGTTGTACTCTAACCTAATGACTAGTGTCCTTGTACGAAAAGGGAAATTAGGCATGGATAAATATAGGGAGAACACCATAGGAGGACAGGCAGAGCTTGGAATGATGCAGCTGTGAGCTGGAGAGGATCAGAGATGGCAGGCGACTGCCAGTAGTTaaaaagaggcaaggaaggagtcTTCCCTTAGAgtcttctgctaagtcacttcagtcgtgtccaactctgtgcagccccatggacggcagcccatcaggctcccctgtccctgggattctccaggcaagaacactggagtgggttgccatttccttctccaatgcatgaaagtgaaaagtgaaagtgaagtcgctcagttgtgtctgactctttgcgagcccatggaccacagcctacccaggctcctctgtccatgggattttccaggcaagagtactggagtggggtgccgtgggAGCAAATGTCCTTTCTAGATATGAGATAGTAAATTTCTGTTCttctaagccacccagtttgtgatgCATTTTTAATAGCAggcctaggaaactaatacagatgCCATTACCAAACCCTGTGCCAGGGAATAGGACCAGTCTCCCAAAAGAGGCATTCCTTGCTCTGAATCTAAAAGGATCAGTAAGACTTCACCTGGCAAAGGACTGGGGTGAGGGCAGAGTCTATTCTAATGGAGAGAACACGTGACACGAGGCAGAGGTGCGCCTCCAGCGCTAGAACAGCTCATAGGCTGTGAAAGCAACTGTGAAGGTGATACCAGCTTTGTGTATTCGAGAGGTCACTGTCTGCTATGTGGAGGATAGATTGAAGAGTCATGAGGTGAAGGCAGGCCTCAGATGCTAAGGGTCTGAACACGGATAAGTAGCGGAGGGCACAAGAGAAGAGATGGTTGTCTTAATCCTTGAAGGCTGCTAGGACAAAAATACCATaagctgggtggcttaaataacatttatttcttagtttGAGAGGCTGGATCTGCacaatcaaggtgccagcagatttgTTGTCTGGTGAAGGCTTGCTTCCTGGTTCCTGGACAGATATCTTTTTGCTGTATCCCCACACAACAGAAGGGGTTAGGAAGCTCTGTGGAGTCCCTTTATAAGGGTCCTAATCCTGTCATGATCTAATCACCTCCTACCACCATCTCACTGgatgttaaaatttaatatatgaatttggggagtgGGGACATAATCAATTAATCTTTTTCAGTGGGTTTGAGTGAGGTCTGGGAGATTGAGTCACCCTGACTTACTGATTTTCTGGAAAATGGAGTGTAGGCCTGGTGTTAGTCTTTCAAGATAGAgccttggaaaggaagaagtgtgtgtttgggaggagaaggggagatgttTCAGTTTTACACATGTTGAAGTTGAGTTGTATGTTGACTACCCAGAGAAGTCCAGATTGGAGTTGGAGGTGCAGGCTGAGTTCTTAGGAGTTACTTCAAAGTGCAGCGTTAGGTGTAGCTGGGTCCTTGTGGTACCAGGGAGCTTTGTGTTGAATGCAGTGTCCCAGCAAGAGTGTGGAGTGATAGGTGAATTTGGATTTCTGGTTAGCTCCAAGTTTAAGAGATGGCCTAGGATGTAATTCctgaaaaagaagaaggaggtaAAGAGCATCAATTGGAGATACAGTTTTGAACTTTGAGTGATTGGTGTCCCAGAATAGAAGAAAAAGGTCTATACTTCATAGCTCTGAATTGTCTCCTGTAGGACAAAGTGGTGCAGGTGGTTAGGCAGGTGCAGGTTctgtccccgccccccccccccccccccccgacagaACCAATGAGGAAAAGATCATCTATAGTGAAACAATATGGGAAAAGTTACTTTtatccaccccccctccccccgcccaaaGTGACAGGtactaaatggaaaaatatataaaactgacaGTCCTTCCTTGTCCTCTAACATCTGTATACTcccagatgtttttaaaaatctcctaGGTATCTTCCTGTAAAAGTCTCTCCAGATGGCCTCTTAAAGTAAAAGGAAGCAATCAAAATGTTAATTGGTTTACCTAATGATTAATTTTGAGTATTATGGATTTTTTTCAGAGGAGTACTTGGATAATTCAGTATCCCCTGCTTGTGATTGCTGCCTTTACCAAAGACCATTGCTAAAATGAACATATACTTACATCACTATTTGCTTATTGAGCGCCTGCCTTTAGTCATGATCAAAGGGTTTATATTACAGGGAGACAGTTTGGGGTACAGTTTAGGGAAAGAGGGTTTTCAGCATCTGAAATCACTTTATATAGATTATCTCATTTGAGTCCCATAAACTCCCTAAGAAGTTGgcatcattatttccattttacagctgaataaTCTGGTTTAAGGAGGTTCAGCTTCTACCACAGTCACACAGTCAGTGACAGAGTTACCAACATGAACTCATGTTGGTGACCCAGAGCAGtgcaagatttttttaaacaactctGTTATTCTCTCACTCAGCAGTGGACAAAGCAAACACATTTCTACCTCCTCAAAGATTAGTGTCCAACAGATGCAGGGAATTGATATTCAGGGGATACTAGTTGGGAAGAATTTGCTATGAAGACATGAAAGTAATCTTCAAATACTTGAAGCCCTGTGGTATGGGGAGGCACAGTGATCAAAGGGTTTATATTACAGGGAGACAGTTTGGGGTACAGTTTAAGGAAAGAGGGTTTTCAGCATCTGAAAACTGTCAGAATGAAATAATCTGCCTCAGGAGATAGTGAGTTTCCCTTCACTGGTATTGTATCAACTGGCTGTCGGGCCTCTTAGTATGGGTGTTAAGGAATTCATACATTAGACGGGCTGAGTACTGGAAAGGCTTGAGCTCATTCTCCACCTGAAGATTTAAGGGTAACAGACATAGGCTGTCATTTGCTAGTCAAATGTAACATCAACCAATGAAATAAGTAAATCTCTTTCAATGAAATAAGCAGGGTTTTTTTGTTAAAACATGTAAAGTTAAGGTATAATTCACGTATCAAAAATTAGgctttttaaagtgtaaaattgTTTACACtctaaaaattcttaaagtggTCTTTAATATATACACAAGGTTGTACAACCATTACTACTTTGTAATTCCAGGACATTTCATCCATCCCAGAAGAatccttctccatttctctccccctcccccagtccctgaTAACCATTGGAACCTATAactcttgattttatttttcccagcTCTTGTGGCATTATCTTTCAGTGGGGCTATTGGGCTGACTTTTCTGATGCTGGGATGTGCCTTAGAGGATTATGGGTAAGTTATTTCAGAAAGAACTattctttttatgtctttgtcACTATTAATATGGGTGTTAGAGAGTTTGGTCAATTTAACACCAAGCTCTAATGAatgaattgctgctgctgctgctaagtcgctccagtcatgtccgactctgtgcgaccccatagatggcagcccaccaggctcccccatccctgggattctccagacaagaaccctggagcaggttgtcatttccttctccaatgcatgaaagtgaaaagtgaaagtgaagttgctcagtcatgttcgactcttagcgaccccatggactgcagcctaccaggctcctccgtccatgggattttccaggcaagagtactggagtggggtgctattgccttctccaaatgaagCCCAAATTACAAACCCAGTGCCTTAGTTAGTTGTATTTGTGCAGAGAAAAGCTCTTTTCAAAATTGATGTGTTCATTTAATGAGAGTTTATTGAAGACTTCCTCTGGACCAGCTGGGGATACAAGAATGATGAGACGCAGtcctgtcctcagggagcttGCAGTTCTAGTTACAAGTGAGAGACAGGCAGACAGTCCAGTCAGAAGAGATGTGTACAAAGTACAGTGAGAGCTTCGAGAAAGAGAACCTGAGTTTCCCTGGTAAAGTCAGGGAGGACTGCATAGAAGAGGTTGTCCTTAACCTGAGACTTTGTGGATAAATAGGTTTATCAGGTCGATGAGTCAGGagagggcattccaggcagagggagtatttaagaaatagaaaagctaCTGTGGTTACAGATGAAGCGAATGAGGGAAGATGGCACGGAATGAATGGAAGAAGTTCGCCAGATCACGTGAGGCTTTGTAGGCCAGGGCAAGGAATCTTGAGTTTTACTCCAAGAAATTGAAAGGTTTCCAACCTGCACACACTCAGATAATTTCTACTGAATGAACATGTGCAAGGCACTGTGCTATGTTCTATATGGAAAGCAAAGATGACTAAGTTAGGATTCTGACCCTAAAGAAACTACAGCTCAGTAATACAGAAAACCATAAACATTCTAGATTTTACATTGTGTCATTGTTTCTTAACACAGTATAAGCTGTCTGCATCTTAATGTACTAGGAATTTTTAATCATCACTACTCAATCATCAGCTGTTCCTGGAAAATAATCATCTCATGCACTGATGTTGACAACTGAATAAATAATTGTTGACCTagacatttaaaagaatataaacttTGAAACAGTAGTGTATCTTTAATTACGATGTAACTAACTTTTCGTTTTGGATTTCTCCTGGGTCCAACCAACAGCGTTTACTGGCCCTTGTTTGTCCTGATTTTCTACGCCATCTCTCCCATCCCCCATTTCATTGCCAAACGAGCAACATATGACTCCGATGCAACAAGTAGTGCCTGTCGGGAACTGGCTTATTTTTTCACTACAGGAATTGTTGTTTCTGCCTTTGGATTTCCTGTTATTCTTGCCCGTGTGTCTGTGGTAAGTCTTGTTGTCTGTTGTTTTGACCAGCTATCGCCGAGGTTCCTTCACAGGCCTGTGTCTGGAACCACAGTTTCATTTCCACTGCTTAGACTTAATACTCAAAGCCAGACATATTTTTAGTTTCTGTATTCCCCTATCAATATCTTGTGATTTAGATCTACCTATCAATATCTTGTGCATGCTTTCAAAATGCTTTCTTTGTTCCTCTTTTGACTTTTAACCAGACCAAGtgatttcttgctttttctgttgtAAGCTATTTTCTGGAATTATTCTGAAATCCTTGCCTCGTATTGT contains:
- the LEPROT gene encoding leptin receptor gene-related protein isoform X2, coding for MAGVKALVALSFSGAIGLTFLMLGCALEDYGVYWPLFVLIFYAISPIPHFIAKRATYDSDATSSACRELAYFFTTGIVVSAFGFPVILARVSVIKWGACGLVLAGNAVIFLTIQGFFLVFGRGDDFSWEQW
- the LEPROT gene encoding leptin receptor gene-related protein isoform X1, which gives rise to MAGVKALVALSFSGAIGLTFLMLGCALEDYGVYWPLFVLIFYAISPIPHFIAKRATYDSDATSSACRELAYFFTTGIVVSAFGFPVILARVSVVSILQFSSSLSPSTWRQQQILLVQGSVPQDYLPLQMPITSPDQMGSLWPGAGRQCSDFPYNSRFLPCIWKRR